One stretch of Desulfocurvibacter africanus subsp. africanus DSM 2603 DNA includes these proteins:
- a CDS encoding tRNA lysidine(34) synthetase, with protein MKRWGKLNYAQKTCVARAGMLMQQTHMLSPGARIGVAVSGGVDSFVMIQTLLIRKSIVPFPIELMVFHINPGFDSTNHVPVADWCQDNGLAAHFEVTNFGPRAFSEENREKSACFFCSMHRRRRLFELCRNYNVTHLALGHTKDDLVTTFFMNMMQGGKVDGLHSRDEYFGGELMLIRPMLLIEKDMIRRAAKAWRLPIVTNPCPASENSRRSQIGGWLSELWSHSPEIKRNVHNAIGKWQLDLDKSLS; from the coding sequence ATGAAACGCTGGGGCAAGCTGAATTACGCCCAAAAGACTTGCGTCGCCAGGGCTGGAATGCTCATGCAGCAGACGCACATGCTATCGCCGGGAGCTCGCATAGGAGTGGCAGTATCCGGCGGAGTGGATTCATTTGTCATGATCCAGACTCTACTCATCCGTAAAAGCATCGTGCCCTTCCCCATTGAGCTCATGGTATTCCATATCAATCCTGGTTTCGATAGCACAAATCATGTGCCGGTAGCCGATTGGTGCCAGGACAATGGCCTGGCGGCCCACTTCGAGGTTACGAACTTCGGACCACGGGCCTTCAGTGAAGAAAACAGGGAAAAGTCTGCATGCTTCTTTTGCAGCATGCACCGCAGAAGACGTCTGTTTGAGCTTTGCCGAAACTATAATGTCACGCATCTTGCATTAGGACATACCAAAGACGATTTGGTCACGACCTTCTTCATGAACATGATGCAAGGGGGAAAGGTCGATGGCTTGCACAGCCGTGATGAATACTTCGGGGGTGAGCTGATGCTAATCCGACCGATGCTGCTCATCGAAAAGGACATGATCCGCCGGGCGGCCAAGGCTTGGAGACTGCCGATCGTAACCAACCCGTGTCCGGCAAGCGAGAACAGCAGAAGATCTCAGATCGGTGGATGGCTCTCGGAATTGTGGAGTCATTCACCTGAAATCAAGAGGAATGTGCATAATGCCATCGGCAAGTGGCAGCTTGACTTGGATAAATCCCTATCTTAA
- a CDS encoding M23 family metallopeptidase: protein MLLRKFHIVVFKDSSGQCYKLRLHGWMVFSLLLLLAGLIGGNVYLWRYFHEYGVVEGRLGIAEKTVQEQKTQMLSLASKMKNLEKDLYRVRDFDSKLRIMINLDHQQAQLPTPVGGPETRDFSKNYLTMYRQELLARKMHNFLYQLSTDARLEEARQQELIQTLREREDMLAATPSIWPVEGWISSSFGYRTSPFTGKREFHKGLDISCPLGTPIYSPAKGVVVNAGRRGAYGLRVSIDHGAGTITRYGHMHRISVKPGQTVTRGELVGYVGTTGRSTGPHLHYEVRLNGLPVDPMRYILN from the coding sequence ATGCTACTGCGGAAATTCCATATCGTTGTATTCAAAGACAGCAGCGGCCAATGCTATAAGCTCCGCTTGCATGGCTGGATGGTCTTTTCTCTTCTCCTGCTGCTTGCCGGCCTTATAGGCGGTAACGTCTATTTATGGCGTTATTTCCATGAGTATGGCGTCGTGGAAGGACGGCTGGGTATAGCTGAAAAGACGGTTCAAGAGCAGAAGACGCAGATGCTCAGTTTGGCCAGCAAGATGAAGAACCTGGAGAAGGACCTTTATCGCGTGCGGGACTTCGATTCCAAACTGCGCATCATGATCAACTTGGATCACCAGCAGGCCCAATTGCCTACGCCCGTGGGCGGTCCAGAGACCCGCGATTTCTCCAAGAACTACCTGACCATGTACCGGCAGGAGCTTCTCGCGCGCAAGATGCACAATTTCCTGTACCAGCTCTCCACCGACGCCAGGCTGGAGGAGGCCCGCCAGCAGGAACTTATCCAGACCTTGCGTGAGCGCGAGGATATGCTTGCCGCAACGCCGTCAATATGGCCCGTCGAAGGCTGGATATCCTCATCCTTCGGCTACCGGACCTCGCCCTTCACAGGCAAGCGCGAGTTCCACAAAGGCTTGGATATCAGCTGCCCGCTCGGCACCCCCATCTACTCCCCGGCAAAGGGCGTTGTAGTCAACGCAGGCCGTCGCGGAGCCTACGGCTTGCGAGTGTCCATCGACCATGGCGCAGGCACCATCACCCGTTACGGCCACATGCACCGCATTTCGGTCAAACCCGGTCAGACCGTGACTCGCGGTGAGCTTGTCGGCTACGTGGGCACCACAGGCCGCAGCACGGGCCCGCACCTGCACTATGAAGTGCGCCTGAACGGCTTACCCGTGGATCCCATGCGCTACATCTTGAATTAA
- a CDS encoding 4Fe-4S dicluster domain-containing protein — protein MAFINKAFPGEQAKALVRDDRCDGCAFCVDVCPVGALALGASPKRPGRRIALLDGEACRGCGVCQATCPKEAILIPGLSPEELRKYIDAALAIPTASRARGSLDANP, from the coding sequence ATGGCCTTCATCAACAAGGCTTTTCCTGGCGAGCAGGCCAAAGCGCTTGTGCGCGATGACAGGTGCGATGGCTGCGCCTTCTGTGTGGATGTCTGCCCTGTGGGGGCACTTGCCTTGGGTGCCAGTCCCAAACGTCCCGGCCGGCGTATAGCCCTTCTCGATGGCGAGGCCTGCCGAGGCTGCGGTGTGTGCCAAGCCACATGCCCCAAGGAGGCCATTCTCATCCCCGGCCTAAGCCCGGAAGAACTGAGAAAATACATTGATGCGGCCTTGGCCATTCCGACAGCTAGCCGGGCGCGTGGCAGCCTGGATGCCAACCCTTGA